The following are encoded together in the Kribbella sp. CA-293567 genome:
- a CDS encoding GDP-L-fucose synthase family protein yields the protein MGEKVSRLDRNARVYVAGHRGLVGSAIWRRLQAEGFTDLIGATSSEVDLRDRDQTFAYFAEHRPQVVIDAAAKVGGILANRDHPTEFLSDNLRIQVNLMDAALDARVPRLLFLGSSCIYPKFAEQPIKESSLLTGELEPTNDAYAIAKIAGIMQVQAVRRQYGLRWISAMPTNLYGPNDNFDLTSSHVMPALIRRFHDAARSNAGEVVLWGTGTPLREFLHVDDLADASLHLLEHYDEPGPINVGVGSDVSIRDLAGIIAKVVGYTGAIGTDPSKPDGTPRKLLDVSKLGALGWKPGIDLEEGVASVYAWYLANGREDR from the coding sequence ATGGGGGAGAAAGTGAGCCGGCTCGACCGGAACGCCCGCGTGTACGTCGCGGGACATCGCGGCCTGGTCGGCTCGGCCATCTGGCGCAGACTGCAGGCCGAGGGCTTCACCGATCTGATCGGGGCGACCTCCTCCGAGGTCGACCTGCGCGACCGCGACCAGACCTTCGCGTACTTCGCCGAGCACCGCCCGCAGGTGGTGATCGACGCGGCGGCCAAGGTCGGCGGGATCCTGGCCAACCGCGACCACCCGACCGAGTTCCTCAGCGACAACCTGCGGATCCAGGTCAACCTGATGGACGCGGCGCTCGACGCCCGGGTACCGCGGTTGCTGTTCCTCGGGTCGTCCTGCATCTACCCGAAGTTCGCCGAGCAGCCGATCAAGGAGTCGAGCCTGCTCACCGGTGAGCTGGAGCCGACCAACGATGCGTACGCGATCGCCAAGATCGCCGGCATCATGCAGGTCCAGGCGGTCCGCCGGCAGTACGGGCTGCGCTGGATCTCGGCGATGCCGACCAACCTGTACGGGCCGAACGACAACTTCGACCTGACCAGCTCGCACGTGATGCCGGCGCTGATCCGGCGCTTCCACGACGCGGCGCGGAGCAACGCCGGCGAGGTCGTCCTGTGGGGGACGGGGACACCCCTGCGGGAGTTCCTGCACGTGGACGACCTGGCCGACGCCAGCCTGCACCTGCTCGAGCACTACGACGAGCCGGGGCCGATCAACGTCGGCGTCGGCTCCGACGTGTCCATCCGCGACCTGGCCGGCATCATCGCGAAGGTGGTCGGCTACACCGGTGCCATCGGCACCGATCCGTCGAAGCCGGACGGCACCCCGCGCAAGCTGCTCGACGTGAGCAAGCTCGGCGCCCTGGGCTGGAAGCCCGGTATCGACCTCGAGGAGGGCGTGGCCAGTGTCTACGCCTGGTACCTCGCCAACGGGAGGGAAGACCGATGA